The Pygocentrus nattereri isolate fPygNat1 chromosome 2, fPygNat1.pri, whole genome shotgun sequence genome has a window encoding:
- the LOC108430741 gene encoding KN motif and ankyrin repeat domain-containing protein 2-like yields MDTQKVNGVSPKENGSHRRPPCYSVETPYGFHLDLDFLKYVDDIEKGNTIRRVPIQRRQRGRSSGSLSRNLSLPGHGCRPSQWNSTGILFPKPRLADSHQRYEFRSTDSSSPGCKPSYSSFTTAEMDATIQAFDEQPLGLHVRPNLLRATSLPLTVLLRKRSESNEDPISPNGSRDYLTQENGSSEDVFHSQERKTGGVNGTLQRLTTALQRVGELEEEIRVIPDLKAQICILQEEREMLLHKFQFQNDSKGPLDVSTGVPQSSNHSGLPAQVLENQNKANDDWMNREYDQLEENVKASSEQVDAMVIPLTSEREVSVTGNLIKTVHENRDPLDHGDRYKSLTETLQRKVVMLEQKLHELESELDKTRDQLKEQVQESRMKNERIKDLNKQAEQVWVRAERTAVHPDNAMNGQGVQISPESVSEKSEPSVQNQSQDSSKGGQVCLEEGGKSHASRGPVRSHAEMEHHVKRVKELLHEQWECLCRKESSGRVLSSEHLPPRVCSIQEQLVTLVSLLSLYVSPAGEVPLPAQESKMVDPLSVANKSRTECPTRVDARAMSGEGKDEVESIISPKEHAEKESDHKIFHREAEQASSILSTKEDHTHGGGDSEQIMKDVHLLEQTSGAQCPVKDEDKQGSSCLGAESEELSQEGGGREAKIDKDFMAACYFLEDHMNEVSNPNDEMRQALTVVFQQWFHVSAEEDSCADTVALYLNEVSTKTPTILQFLVNMVDDNGNTALHYSVSHSNFSIAKLLLDTGGCEVDLRNKIGYTAIMLASLVPVDSPKDMKVIQKLMELGDVNAHAGQVGQTALHLAVRHGRVSTVQQLLAQGANINAQDQAGTTALISACDRGHTDIVRILLEHPDCDINLTDKGGRSALSLATQASHTEIADLLKDRAKNRGPDRCKMA; encoded by the exons ATGGATACACAAAAAG TGAATGGTGTATCTCCAAAAGAAAATGGAAGTCACAGAAGACCACCTTGCTATTCTGTTGAGACACCTTATGGATTTCATTTGGACTTAGACTTCCTTAAGTATGTTGATGACATTGAAAAGGGCAACACCATCAGGAGGGTGCCGATTCAGCGTAGACAACGTGGGCGGAGCAGTGGGTCCCTCTCACGTAACCTTAGCCTACCTGGACATGGGTGCAGGCCCTCTCAGTGGAACTCAACTGGCATCTTATTTCCCAAGCCTCGACTGGCAGACTCTCACCAGCGCTATGAGTTTCGGTCTACTGACAGTAGTTCACCTGGTTGTAAGCCTTCCTACAGTTCCTTCACAACTGCTGAGATGGATGCCACTATTCAGGCTTTTGACGAGCAGCCTTTAGGACTTCACGTAAGGCCAAATTTACTGCGGGCCACTAGTTTACCACTTACAGTGTTACTGAGGAAACGCTCCGAATCCAATGAGGACCCAATCAGCCCCAATGGTTCAAGGGACTACCTTACACAAGAAAATGGATCTTCTGAAGACGTCTTCCACAgccaagaaagaaagacaggagggGTGAATGGGACTCTTCAGCGACTTACTACAGCTTTACAGCGAGTGGGAGAACTAGAAGAGGAGATCAGGGTTATACCAGATCTCAAAGCACAGATTTGCATCCTGCAAGAGGAGCGAGAGATGCTTCTGCACAAATtccaatttcaaaatgacagcAAAGGACCACTGGACGTTTCTACTGGTGTGCCACAAAGCTCAAATCATTCAGGCCTTCCAGCACAAGTTTTGGAGAATCAGAACAAAGCAAACGATGACTGGATGAATCGAGAGTATGATCAACTGGAAGAGAATGTCAAGGCTTCCTCTGAGCAAGTTGATGCAATGGTGATACCCTTAACCTCAGAGAGAGAGGTCTCAGTGACAGGAAATCTCATTAAGACAGTCCATGAAAACAGAGATCCTTTGGATCATGGAGACAGATACAAGTCCCTCACTGAGACGCTGCAGAGGAAAGTTGTAATGCTGGAGCAGAAGCTCCATGAACTCGAGTCCGAGCTGGACAAGACAAGAGATCAACTAAAGGAGCAGGTGCAGGAGAGCCGTATGAAGAATGAGAGAATCAAGGATCTGAACAAACAAGCTGAACAAGTCTGGGTCAGAGCAGAGAGAACGGCAGTGCATCCAGACAATGCGATGAATGGACAAGGCGTACAGATTTCACCTGAGAGTGTGTCTGAAAAGTCTGAACCATCTGTTCAAAATCAGTCACAGGACTCAAGTAAAGGTGGCCAAGTATGTTTAGAAGAAGGAGGTAAATCTCATGCATCAAGGGGACCTGTGAGGTCGCATGCTGAGATGGAACATCATGTGAAAAGAGTAAAAGAGCTCCTGCATGAACAGTGGGAATGTCTCTGCAGGAAAGAGTCATCAGGAAGAGTCCTGTCTTCTGAACACCTGCCCCCACGGGTCTGCTCCATCCAAGAACAGCTGGTCACTTTAGTCAGCCTCCTTTCACTTTATGTATCCCCTGCAGGAGAGGTACCACTACCAG CTCAAGAATCCAAGATGGTGGACCCACTTTCTGTGGCGAATAAGTCCAGGACAGAATGTCCTACAAGAGTTGACGCAAGAGCAAT GTCTGGTGAAGGAAAAGATGAAGTGGAGAGTATCATCAGTCCAAAGGAACATGCTGAGAAAGAGTCTGACCACAAGATTTTCCACAGAGAAGCAGAGCAGGCAAGCAGTATACTGAGCACCAAAGAGGATCATACTCATGGTGGAGGTGACTCAGAACAGATTATGAAAGACGTACATCTGCTAGAACAGACAAGTGGAGCTCAATGTCCAGTGAAAGATGAGGACAAGCAGGGTAGCTCATGCTTAGGAGCTGAGTCTGAGGAGCTATCACAAGAGGGAGGAGGCAG GGAGGCAAAAATTGACAAAGACTTCATGGCTGCATGTTACTTCTTAGAAGACCACATGAATGAAGTGTCCAACCCAAATGATGAAATG aGGCAGGCTCTCACAGTGGTGTTCCAGCAGTGGTTCCACGTGTCTGCTGAAGAAGACTCGTGTGCAGACACAGTCGCTCTGTATCTTAATGAAGTGTCCACAAAAACACCCACCATCCTTCAGTTTCTGGTGAACATGGTGGACGACAATGGGAACACGGCCCTGCATTATAGCGTGTCCCACTCTAACTTTAGCATCGCCAAGCTTCTTTTAGACACAG GTGGGTGTGAGGTGGACCTGAGGAACAAGATCGGATACACAGCCATTATGCTGGCCTCTCTTGTACCTGTGGATTCTCCAAAGGACATGAAGGTGATCCAGAAGCTGATGGAGCTTGGCGACGTTAATGCGCATGCAGGCCAG GTGGGTCAGACAGCCCTCCACCTGGCGGTCAGACACGGCCGGGTGTCCACAGTGCAGCAGCTGTTAGCACAAGGAGCTAACATTAATGCTCAGGATCAAGCGGGAACCACCGCACTGATCAGCGCCTGCGACCGTGGCCACACCGACATCGTCCGCATTCTGCTGGAGCACCCCGACTGCGACATCAACTTAACAGATAAA GGTGGACGCAGTGCCCTGTCACTGGCCACACAGGCCTCCCACACGGAGATCGCTGACCTACTCAAAGACCGGGCCAAGAACAGAGGCCCCGACAGATGCAAGATGGCTTAA